The Eurosta solidaginis isolate ZX-2024a chromosome 4, ASM4086904v1, whole genome shotgun sequence genome includes a window with the following:
- the LOC137247773 gene encoding uncharacterized protein, translated as MSNKYAVLARTTKMQLTADEVVSEQGEDDSLKVQNYTVPAGTLIKVAAEQPSLETPADTAQVYVYDAVLREPNITRRYQCAVDCLLPVSDNLWPYIVSIAEPQRRLLLLLNKERCDWFSDAVPGEYVTVPGRCMEELDGDMRYDCVICYIGPVPEIHPVGYFFGLQLLNVTPSPQAAEVPFTRKYFECDPKNAIFTTADRIVETPPYDAVPPTAESVDEEQSENDWSISGFFSNAVNSIRGSLPL; from the exons ATGTCTAATAAATATGCTGTACTTGCACGTACAACAAAAATGCAATTAACTGCGGACGAAGTGGTCTCAGAGCAAGGAGAAGACGATTCGCTAAAGGTGCAAAATTACACAGTGCCAGCTGGTACGCTGATTAAAGTCGCAGCGGAACAACCATCGTTGGAGACACCTGCAGACACTGCGCAAGTGTATGTATATGATGCCGTGCTGCGTGAACCCAATATAACACGACGCTATCAATGTGCTGTGGATTGTTTATTGCCGGTCTCTGACAATTTATGGCCATATATTGTGAGCATTGCAGAACCACAACGACGTCtactacttttattgaataaGGAACGTTGTGATTGGTTTAGTGATGCTGTTCCAGGTGAATACGTCACTGTGCCAGGGCGTTGCATGGAGGAATTAGATGGTGATATGCGATATGATTGTGTTATATGTTATATTGGACCAGTGCCGGAAATACATCCAGTTGGCTATTTTTTTGGATTGCAAttgttg AATGTCACACCTTCACCGCAAGCAGCTGAAGTACCTTTCacacgtaaatattttgaatgtGATCCAAAAAATGCAATATTTACTACAGCCGATCGTATTGTCGAGACGCCGCCGTATGATGCTGTACCACCAACAGCTGAATCTGTGGATGAAGAGCAATCTGAGAATGATTGGTCTATAAGTGGTTTCTTTAGTAATGCAGTCAATAGCATTCGCGGATCATTACCACTATAG